The following coding sequences lie in one Rutidosis leptorrhynchoides isolate AG116_Rl617_1_P2 chromosome 6, CSIRO_AGI_Rlap_v1, whole genome shotgun sequence genomic window:
- the LOC139851451 gene encoding YTH domain-containing protein ECT4-like, whose protein sequence is MAAVALSADQAVGLLKNLSLDSQNKSVEIVAPPKKISVESINGQVQPINKSVTNPISNQLDPTMAYYPNAYASAYYYGGYDGSNANWEDYRYMSTDGGDLSQGVYGYGYSPYGPYSPIASPVPAVGQDGQYYGAQSYQYPSYFQPLTPTGASKGDRKALSAAKVNCNGVSSKGTTGPTPLKSTPYQNSGYNAKVSYGKGAQGGYQDLRYGVGGAYSPFTWFDASMYSEPAKTGTNNTYGNGVASKNQNAYGQTQRPLSGTNTAIGLMNKMYPNNLYGQYGNAYRSYGYGSNAYNFQTNGRGWLSVDNKYKNRGRGYGFYGYSNESNDGLSELNRGPRARPSMTQKVFTNLDLAPTESIEKEVNKVSLTPDREQYNKADFSETYADAKFFIIKSYSEDDVHKSIKYNVWSSTQNGNKKLDAAYQEAQQKSEACPVFLFFSVNTSGQFVGIAEMVGPVDFNKSLEYWQQDKWIGCFPVKWHIVKDLPNSLLKHIILENNENKPVTNSRDTQEVKLEHGLQMIRIFKEYCSKQCLLDDFEFYEERQKKIQEKKAKQQQFQKQMWEGKLVVDEKKNERTVDLVAGLVKEMKLVDNGQVDVAKPDEEVVANGVVAKGC, encoded by the exons ATGGCTGCCGTTGCTTTGTCTGCAGATC aAGCTGTTGGTTTACTCAAGAATTTATCTTTGGATTCACAAAACAAGAGTGTGGAAATTGTTGCTCCCCCTAAGAAG ATTTCAGTGGAGAGTATAAACGGTCAGGTTCAACCTATCAATAAGTCTGTAACTAATCCGATTTCAAATCAGTTGGATCCAACGATGGCTTATTATCCCAATGCTTATGCTTCCGCCTATTATTATGGAG GTTATGATGGGTCTAATGCTAACTGGGAAGACTATAGATACATGAGTACTGATGGTGGTGATTTGTCTCAA GGTGTTTATGGTTATGGTTATAGTCCGTATGGACCATATTCCCCTATTGCTTCACCTGTCCCAGCAGTTGGTCAAGATGGTCAGTATTATGGTGCTCAATCGTACCAATACCCTTCTTATTTTCAACCGTTGACTCCAACAGGTGCTTCTAAAGGTGACAGAAAGGCACTTTCAGCTGCTAAAGTCAATTGTAATGGCGTTAGTTCTAAGGGCACAACCGGTCCCACACCATTGAAATCGACACCGTATCAAAACTCTGGTTATAATGCAAAAGTTTCTTATGGAAAAGGTGCACAAGGTGGTTATCAGGATCTGAGATACGGTGTTGGTGGGGCCTATTCCCCCTTCACATGGTTTGATGCTTCAATGTATTCTGAACCCGCTAAAACCGGTACTAACAATACATATGGAAACGGTGTTGCATCAAAAAATCAAAATGCTTATGGGCAGACTCAAAGACCGTTGTCTGGCACGAATACCGCAATTGGACTCATGAACAAAATGTACCCAAACAACTTATATGGGCAATATGGTAATGCTTATCGATCTTATGGTTATGGTTCTAATGCCTATAATTTCCAAACTAACGGGCGTGGATGGTTATCTGTTGATAACAAGTACAAGAATAGAGGACGTGGTTACGGTTTTTATGGTTATAGCAATGAAAGCAACGACGGTTTGAGTGAGCTTAACCGTGGGCCCAGAGCCAGGCCCAGCATGACCCAAAAAGTGTTCACAAATCTTGACTTGGCACCTACTGAAAGCATTGAAAAGGAAGTCAACAAGGTCAGTTTGACCCCTGATAGAGAGCAATACAACAAGGCTGATTTTTCCGAGACTTATGCAGACGCCAAGTTTTTCATAATCAAATCTTATAGTGAAGATGATGTTCATAAGAGCATCAAATACAATGTTTGGTCTAGTACACAAAACGGAAACAAGAAGCTTGATGCAGCGTATCAAGAAGCTCAACAAAAGTCTGAAGCTTGccctgtttttcttttcttttcg GTTAATACAAGCGGACAATTTGTGGGCATTGCTGAGATGGTGGGTCCCGTTGATTTCAACAAAAGTTTGGAGTATTGGCAACAAGACAAGTGGATCGGTTGTTTTCCTGTAAAGTGGCATATCGTGAAGGATCTACCAAACAGTTTGTTGAAGCACATTATTCTTGAAAATAACGAGAACAAACCCGTTACCAATAGCAGGGATACACAAGAG GTGAAGTTGGAACATGGATTACAGATGATAAGAATATTCAAGGAGTATTGTAGCAAGCAATGTCTTTTGGATGATTTTGAGTTTTATGAGGAACGACAGAAGAAAATTCAGGAGAAGAAGGCGAAACAGCAACAGTTTCAGAAACAG ATGTGGGAAGGAAAACTGGTAGTTGATGAGAAGAAGAATGAAAGAACAGTTGATTTAGTTGCAGGTTTGGTGAAAGAGATGAAACTTGTGGATAACGGgcaagtcgatgttgctaaacccGATGAAGAGGTTGTAGCAAATGGGGTTGTGGCGAAAGGTTGCTGA